In the Methanosphaera stadtmanae DSM 3091 genome, AATACAAGAAGCTACAGGTATTGATATGAACAAACGACCAAAAAGCATAACATGGAAAGAAGCTGAAGCTGTTGTTCAACAATTTGATAAAATGAAATTCATGGCACCACCAACAAATGGTCTTAAGCCAATAGGTAGTGAACAAATAGAAAAAGGTATAAATGAAATTCTCTTACCAGAATTTTCAACTGCTATAACAAGAAAACCTCAAGCATACCGTGGAGGAGTATCATTTATTGTAGAAGCAGGAATTGCATATGGTGGTAATTCTGGAAGATTAATTGGAAGTCAAAGAAAAGCAGAAATTATGAGATTTGCTAACAGAGTTCCTTTAACATTTGACCAGGGAAGTTGTGCAATAACTGAAGCTTTAAAAAGTATTGACTGGAGACGATATGGTGTACGGGACTTAGATAATGCACCAATATCAGTATTTGTAAATATTATTTCAACAAATGTACCATACCTTTCAACAGGAAAACAAAGTGTTGCACCTGAAGAAGAAATTGTACGTGAAATAAGACAAGCAACAATGAAAATAGCTCGTAAACTAGAAAAATACATACGAACTAAAAAAGCAGCAAAAAATGAAGAAATGAGAGCTAAAATATTTGAAGATTTAGTCCCTGTTGTAATTAAACAATCTGCATTACTTGCTGAAAAAGATGTTCCAGAATATAATAAGGTAATGGATGAAGTTACACACAAAGCTAAGATTATGGATATGAAAAATCGTCTTAAACAACCAGAAATCAAACCTATGGAAGTAAAAACTGAAGAACCAGAAATGAGAATAAAAACTGAAATAGAGGAAGAATTATCTGAGGATGAAAATTTCTAAGTAGGAGAGATAGACAATGATGAAACATAAAGAAATAGCTTTAAATAAACTAAGAGGTATGGGGGATGAAGTTCTTGAAAAGATACTTCAAGAAGAAGTACCTAGTTTAAAAATTCCATCAAGAGGAACAGGAAATATCATCTATAATCAAGATAAAAGATATTTTGAATTAGGTGAAAGAAAAGGTACTAGATCTTTAGGTAATGTAAAACAAATAAAGAAAATGGCACAGATGATGTGTGTTGGTAATTTCTGTAAGGAATTAGTAAATATACAAAAAACTGCTA is a window encoding:
- the top6B gene encoding DNA topoisomerase VI subunit B, which encodes MERDTSELFEEFKELTASEFFRRNKQMLGFSGKIRSLTIVFHELITNSLDACEEVGILPDITIELKRLGKDHYLLKHADNGPGIPEDYITKVYCQMFAGSKFRNIQSRGQQGLGCSGCVLLSQMTTGQPVKIRSRYKDGNELKGIEMTVKLDVKKNTGIILNKKEFETDRTGSGIEIEFKDVSYSMSEQGAYEYIRRTVIGNPHARIVFKDPTGRKYTFERATDKIPPLPKEVLPHPKGVTADDIIYLCKGTNKKRFKNLLMDSLSRVSAAKIKEIQEATGIDMNKRPKSITWKEAEAVVQQFDKMKFMAPPTNGLKPIGSEQIEKGINEILLPEFSTAITRKPQAYRGGVSFIVEAGIAYGGNSGRLIGSQRKAEIMRFANRVPLTFDQGSCAITEALKSIDWRRYGVRDLDNAPISVFVNIISTNVPYLSTGKQSVAPEEEIVREIRQATMKIARKLEKYIRTKKAAKNEEMRAKIFEDLVPVVIKQSALLAEKDVPEYNKVMDEVTHKAKIMDMKNRLKQPEIKPMEVKTEEPEMRIKTEIEEELSEDENF